One segment of Solanum stenotomum isolate F172 chromosome 1, ASM1918654v1, whole genome shotgun sequence DNA contains the following:
- the LOC125844935 gene encoding uncharacterized protein LOC125844935 isoform X2 encodes MLSHKSWDSLKILLVFDMVQDLSKSREIAPSSYKGKGKRGGRPYRGGAHGHLGGGQQQPSYTLPTYAENQPKVFQGASQIQGGLSQVKPSSSASGNSAPVRPPRMAWCELCRIECNTPEVLEQHKNGKKHKKNLKAYEERQKLNKQMDGAHGNQTTNSEVKPRVSYQPAVEGSGQLPLGHLPSETVTGDRQPLPQEKLPPQAVIEEDVGITGKQKVEETDPVDHIQGQGRGVKRNLRGGRGGKLMKTQNGSRKPSVAPKPQKMVPLICELCNVKCESVVVFQSHLAGRKHLSNVKDFQGQQAMVGQAALQALYPALQALYPALQALCQPSSGASTSVAPQGHQHNLHEILGILTQQALSAIPQDQLLGIGAAATSAIPQDQLLGIGAAVASAFPPPSDLLAQDHQGSKLQGSVSEETRENAAAEDGRNCDLSVLPSTESKPEESTDNKHENVNLEVERKVTSVEEPLRFGTSGDVSSTSGAVSAAVSVSNSGVVSSDCAAHSGSGGKLAD; translated from the exons ATGCTTAGTCACAAGAGTTGGGATTCCCTGAAGATTTTACTGGTGTTTGATATGGTACAAGATCTCTCTAAGTCGAGAGAA ATCGCACCATCTTCATATAAAGGTAAAGGTAAAAGGGGTGGCAGGCCCTATAGAGGAGGTGCCCATGGCCATCTTGGTGGTGGGCAACAACAACCTAGCTACACATTACCAACATATGCTGAGAACCAACCAAAAGTTTTTCAAGGAGCATCACAGATCCAAGGTGGCCTATCCCAAGTTAAACCTTCATCATCTGCCTCAGGTAATTCAGCTCCTGTCCGTCCACCTCGTATGGCTTGGTGCGAACTCTGTAGGATTGAATGCAACACGCCTGAAGTTCTTGAACAGCATAAGAATGGAAAGAAACATAAAAAGAACCTGAAAGCCTATGAAGAGCGACAGAAACTGAACAAACAGATGGATGGAGCACATGGTAACCAGACAACAAATTCTGAAGTTAAGCCAAGGGTTTCTTACCAGCCTGCAGTTGAGGGATCTGGGCAGCTGCCTCTGGGGCATTTGCCTTCTGAAACTGTAACCGGAGACAGACAGCCGCTGCCCCAAGAGAAGCTTCCTCCTCAAGCTGTTATAGAGGAAGATGTTGGTATTACCGGGAAACAAAAGGTTGAAGAGACAGATCCTGTGGATCATATTCAAGGTCAAGGGCGTGGAGTCAAGCGCAATCTAAGAGGTGGGCGAGGCGGTAAATTGATGAAGACACAGAATGGCTCAAGAAAACCTTCTGTGGCACCTAAGCCCCAAAAAATGGTTCCTTTAATATGTGAACTCTGTAATGTGAAGTGTGAATCAGTAGTTGTTTTCCAAAGCCATCTGGCAGGAAGGAAACACCTTTCAAATGTTAAGGACTTCCAAGGCCAACAAGCAATGGTTGGACAAGCTGCTCTCCAAGCATTATACCCTGCTTTGCAGGCTCTTTACCCAGCCCTTCAGGCACTATGCCAACCTAGTTCTGGTGCATCAACTTCTGTCGCTCCTCAAGGTCATCAGCACAATCTTCATGAAATACTGGGTATTTTGACTCAACAAGCCCTTTCTGCTATCCCTCAAGATCAATTATTAGGTATTGGAGCAGCAGCCACTTCGGCTATCCCTCAAGATCAATTATTAGGTATTGGAGCAGCAGTCGCTTCAGCATTTCCTCCACCTTCAGATTTATTAGCTCAGGACCACCAAGGTTCCAAATTACAAGGTTCAGTATCAGAAGAAACAAGAGAGAATGCTGCTGCGGAGGATGGcagaaattgtgacctttcggTTTTACCGAGCACTGAGTCTAAACCAGAAGAGAGCACTGATAATAAACATGAAAATGTGAACTTAGAAGTTGAGAGAAAAGTTACGTCTGTTGAAGAACCATTGAGGTTTGGCACTAGCGGGGATGTGTCTTCTACATCAGGAGCAGTGAGTGCAGCTGTTTCAGTTTCGAACAGTGGAGTAGTGTCATCAGATTGCGCTGCCCATTCTGGATCAGGTGGGAAATTGGCTGATTAA
- the LOC125844935 gene encoding uncharacterized protein LOC125844935 isoform X1 produces MDFSGQYQQQQQGAADPSQMYAQYPQQSTDPSQIQSYDQSHYQQQQPADPSQIQPYDQSTQAYYAYQYNQQYYYPQDYYSNAYQQQQYQPESTSIHPPGVPIPPSSDPYATQQQPQYSYYPQQQQQQGINYGEVATVTMPNVSHTPAIAPSSYKGKGKRGGRPYRGGAHGHLGGGQQQPSYTLPTYAENQPKVFQGASQIQGGLSQVKPSSSASGNSAPVRPPRMAWCELCRIECNTPEVLEQHKNGKKHKKNLKAYEERQKLNKQMDGAHGNQTTNSEVKPRVSYQPAVEGSGQLPLGHLPSETVTGDRQPLPQEKLPPQAVIEEDVGITGKQKVEETDPVDHIQGQGRGVKRNLRGGRGGKLMKTQNGSRKPSVAPKPQKMVPLICELCNVKCESVVVFQSHLAGRKHLSNVKDFQGQQAMVGQAALQALYPALQALYPALQALCQPSSGASTSVAPQGHQHNLHEILGILTQQALSAIPQDQLLGIGAAATSAIPQDQLLGIGAAVASAFPPPSDLLAQDHQGSKLQGSVSEETRENAAAEDGRNCDLSVLPSTESKPEESTDNKHENVNLEVERKVTSVEEPLRFGTSGDVSSTSGAVSAAVSVSNSGVVSSDCAAHSGSGGKLAD; encoded by the exons ATGGATTTTTCCGGTCAGTACCAGCAGCAACAACAGGGGGCCGCTGATCCTTCTCAAATGTATGCTCAATACCCACAACAATCGACTGACCCTTCTCAAATCCAATCATATGATCAATCTCACTACCAGCAACAACAACCGGCGGACCCTTCTCAAATACAACCCTATGATCAATCAACACAAGCGTACTATGCATATCAATACAATCAACAATACTACTATCCTCAAGACTATTATTCAAATGCCTATCAACAACAGCAATACCAGCCTGAATCCACTTCAATTCACCCACCTGGGGTTCCGATTCCACCGTCTTCGGATCCTTATGCTACACAGCAGCAACCCCAGTATTCGTattatcctcaacaacaacaacaacaaggaaTTAACTATGGAGAGGTTGCTACTGTGACAATGCCCAATGTCTCCCACACACCTGCG ATCGCACCATCTTCATATAAAGGTAAAGGTAAAAGGGGTGGCAGGCCCTATAGAGGAGGTGCCCATGGCCATCTTGGTGGTGGGCAACAACAACCTAGCTACACATTACCAACATATGCTGAGAACCAACCAAAAGTTTTTCAAGGAGCATCACAGATCCAAGGTGGCCTATCCCAAGTTAAACCTTCATCATCTGCCTCAGGTAATTCAGCTCCTGTCCGTCCACCTCGTATGGCTTGGTGCGAACTCTGTAGGATTGAATGCAACACGCCTGAAGTTCTTGAACAGCATAAGAATGGAAAGAAACATAAAAAGAACCTGAAAGCCTATGAAGAGCGACAGAAACTGAACAAACAGATGGATGGAGCACATGGTAACCAGACAACAAATTCTGAAGTTAAGCCAAGGGTTTCTTACCAGCCTGCAGTTGAGGGATCTGGGCAGCTGCCTCTGGGGCATTTGCCTTCTGAAACTGTAACCGGAGACAGACAGCCGCTGCCCCAAGAGAAGCTTCCTCCTCAAGCTGTTATAGAGGAAGATGTTGGTATTACCGGGAAACAAAAGGTTGAAGAGACAGATCCTGTGGATCATATTCAAGGTCAAGGGCGTGGAGTCAAGCGCAATCTAAGAGGTGGGCGAGGCGGTAAATTGATGAAGACACAGAATGGCTCAAGAAAACCTTCTGTGGCACCTAAGCCCCAAAAAATGGTTCCTTTAATATGTGAACTCTGTAATGTGAAGTGTGAATCAGTAGTTGTTTTCCAAAGCCATCTGGCAGGAAGGAAACACCTTTCAAATGTTAAGGACTTCCAAGGCCAACAAGCAATGGTTGGACAAGCTGCTCTCCAAGCATTATACCCTGCTTTGCAGGCTCTTTACCCAGCCCTTCAGGCACTATGCCAACCTAGTTCTGGTGCATCAACTTCTGTCGCTCCTCAAGGTCATCAGCACAATCTTCATGAAATACTGGGTATTTTGACTCAACAAGCCCTTTCTGCTATCCCTCAAGATCAATTATTAGGTATTGGAGCAGCAGCCACTTCGGCTATCCCTCAAGATCAATTATTAGGTATTGGAGCAGCAGTCGCTTCAGCATTTCCTCCACCTTCAGATTTATTAGCTCAGGACCACCAAGGTTCCAAATTACAAGGTTCAGTATCAGAAGAAACAAGAGAGAATGCTGCTGCGGAGGATGGcagaaattgtgacctttcggTTTTACCGAGCACTGAGTCTAAACCAGAAGAGAGCACTGATAATAAACATGAAAATGTGAACTTAGAAGTTGAGAGAAAAGTTACGTCTGTTGAAGAACCATTGAGGTTTGGCACTAGCGGGGATGTGTCTTCTACATCAGGAGCAGTGAGTGCAGCTGTTTCAGTTTCGAACAGTGGAGTAGTGTCATCAGATTGCGCTGCCCATTCTGGATCAGGTGGGAAATTGGCTGATTAA